From Falco cherrug isolate bFalChe1 chromosome 4, bFalChe1.pri, whole genome shotgun sequence, one genomic window encodes:
- the PGAP6 gene encoding post-GPI attachment to proteins factor 6 produces MVRGAGPPLRLLLLLLLLLLLQLLALPAGRGNRTGPDSLYVSEYFSQSAQKLSFYSWYGNAKLFHFHVPEDTVLLRWLLQASRGKGPECTSMEITVHFRYGAPPVINPLGTRFPANATVRPSYNISITLSSAVQNATFVNITTPAAGDWFIAAHLPEAAGRIEVKGFSTPCPYMFQADMFVLRLTDMPVLEPGIAMSQTVVSPAKPLHVKVFVPKHAAGMRFELRSCMASKQKACALRVVLGSITLPQSFQRIITCTGNVNCSLTLDSPPWEKWLQIMVESLGAPNASVLVEMLASFTACRPGSTSSFLNFSSLNQSQTGPRPGSAGAAGSSTLSTREASRNASDKRSFCLQNQPVVREDLDVVSVRYRLLNGPSVPVNSLSPTLLLLNLNTGVDSGGSLVVSLLLNKTSVSLADGTVVACVSAASPVLSLNATQNCSTAFFQGYPLSVSTSSAEAMLIVLYPQTDDWFLSLQLICPKGQGECNAAEAKVTVFTYLTPCFNDCGPYGQCSLLRRHGYLYAGCSCKAGWGGWSCTDDTKAQSVGVQNLATLLLTLSNLMFLPAIAVAVYRYYLVEASVYTYTMFFSTFYHACDQPGVAVMCIMDYDTLQYCDFLGSVVSIWVTILCMSRVKKILKYVLFILGTLLIAMSLQLDRRGVWNMMGPCLFALIIMIAAWVYHGVKRRHCYPSSWKRWVFYLLPGITLAFIAISVYAFMETNENYYYTHSIWHVLVACSVAFLLPPRDKHKKPWAWSQKLTCRYQICQNDREELYAVT; encoded by the exons ATGGTGCGGGGGGCCGGCCCGCCGCTGcggctactgctgctgctgctgctgctgctcctgctgcagctcctggcgctccccgccggccgcggcAACCGCACCGGCCCCG ACTCCCTGTATGTCTCTGAGTACTTCTCTCAGAGCGCACAGAAGCTGTCCTTCTACAGCTGGTATGGCAACGCCAAGCTTTTCCACTTCCATGTGCCAGAAGACACTGTGCTGCTTCGCTGGCTCCTGCAGGCCTCCCGGGGGAAAGGACCTGAGTGCACCAGCATGGAGATCACAGT GCACTTTCGCTATGGAGCCCCTCCTGTAATTAATCCACTGGGCACTCGTTTTCCTGCAAATGCAACCGTCCGTCCTTCCTATAACATAAGTATCACTCTGAGCAGTGCTGTGCAAAATGCCACCTTTGTGAACATCACCACCCCTGCTGCTGGAGACTGGTTCATCGCTGCCCATCTCCCTGAGGCTGCTGGCAGGATTGAAGTGAAG GGTTTCTCCACTCCATGCCCCTATATGTTCCAGGCAGATATGTTTGTGCTCAGACTCACTGATATGCCTGTCCTGGAGCCTGGCATTGCCATGTCACAAACGGTCGTCTCACCTGCTAAGCCACTGCATGTCAA GGTCTTTGTTCCCAAGCATGCCGCAGGGATGCGGTTTGAGCTGCGAAGCTGCATGGCAAGCAAGCAGAAAGCGTGCGCCTTGCGGGTagtgctgggctccatcacTCTGCCTCAGTCCTTCCAAAGGATCATCACCTGCACGGGGAACGTCAACTGCAGCCTGACCCTGGATTCGCCCCCCTGGGAGAAGTGGCTGCAGATCATGGTGGAGAGTCTCGGCGCTCCCAATGCCAGTGTGTTGGTGGAGATGCTGGCTTCTTTCACAG cTTGCAGACCAGGAAGTACCAGTTCATTCCTTAACTTCAGCAGCCTAAACCAGAGCCAAACTGGTCCCAGACCAGGTAGTGCAGGAGCGGCAGGGAGCTCCACTCTGTCTACCAGAGAGGCTTCACGCAATGCGTCCGACAAGAGGAGCTTCTGCCTGCAGAACCAGCCCGTCGTCCGTGAGGACCTGGACGTGGTGTCCGTGCGCTACAGACTCTTGAATGGTCCCAGTGTGCCCGTGAACTCCCTGTCCCcgaccctcctcctcctcaacCTGAACACTGGCGTGGATAGCGGCGGTTCCCTCGTCGTCAGTCTCCTGCTTAACAAG aCATCCGTGAGCCTGGCCGATGGCACCGTGGTAGCGTGTGTGAGTGCTGCTTCGCCGGTGCTGTCCCTCAATGCCACCCAGAACTGCAGCACAG cttttttCCAGGGCTACCCTCTGAGCGTGAGCACGTCCTCTGCAGAAGCAATGCTGATTGTCCTGTACCCACAGACAGATGACTggttcctctccctgcagctcatCTGCCCAAAGGGCCAGGG TGAATGCAATGCCGCAGAAGCCAAAGTAACGGTCTTCACGTATCTCACCCCTTGCTTCAATGACTGTGGGCCGTACGGGCAGTGCAGCCTCCTGAGAAGACACGGCTACCTCtatgctggctgcagctgcaaggCTG gctggggggggtggaGCTGCACAGATGATACCAAGGCCCAGTCTGTTGGTGTGCAGAACCTGGCCACCCTCCTGCTCACCCTGAGCAACCTCATGTTCCTGCCGGCAATAGCAGTTGCTGTTTATCGCTACTACCTGGTGGAGGCCTCCGTCTACACCTACACCATGTTCTTCTCCACG TTCTACCACGCGTGTGACCAGCCAGGCGTCGCGGTGATGTGCATCATGGACTATGACACACTACAATACTGTGACTTTTTGGGCTCTGTGGTGTCCATCTGGGTAACGATCCTGTGCATGTCCCGGGTAAAGAAGATCCTGAAATAC GTCCTTTTCATCTTGGGGACCCTGTTAATTGCCATGTCCCTGCAGCTGGACCGCAGAGGGGTGTGGAACATGATGGGTCCCTGCCTCTTTGCCCTCATCATCATGATTGCAGCATGG GTATACCATGGAGTGAAGCGCAGGCACTGCTATCCCTCCTCGTGGAAGCGCTGGGTTTTCTACCTCCTCCCAGGGATCACCTTGGCTTTCATTGCCATCTCAGTATATGCATTCATGGAAACCAATGAGAACTATTACTACACCCACAGCATCTGGCACGTGCTGGTGGCTTGCAGCGTTGCTTTCCTGCTTCCTCCTCGGGACAAGCATAAGAAGCCCTGGGCCTGGTCACAGAAGCTCACTTGTCGCTATCAAATCTGCCAGAACGACCGTGAGGAGCTCTATGCTGTGACCTGA